One Pseudomonas entomophila genomic window carries:
- a CDS encoding SDR family oxidoreductase, with translation MSKTHLFDLDGKIAFVSGASRGIGEAIAHLLAQQGAHVIVSSRKLDGCQQVAEAIVAAGGKATAVACHIGEMEQIQQVFAGIREQFGRLDILVNNAATNPQFCNVLDTDLGAFQKTVDVNIRGYFFMSVEAGKLMREHGGGSIINVASINGISPGLFQGIYSVTKAAVINMTKVFAKECAQFGIRCNALLPGLTDTKFASALVKNDSIRNAALQQIPLKRVADPSEMAGAVLYLASDASSYTTGTALNVDGGFLS, from the coding sequence ATGTCCAAGACCCACCTGTTCGACCTCGACGGCAAGATCGCCTTCGTCTCCGGTGCCAGCCGTGGCATCGGCGAGGCCATCGCCCACCTGCTGGCCCAGCAGGGTGCCCATGTGATCGTCTCGAGCCGCAAGCTCGACGGCTGCCAGCAGGTGGCCGAGGCAATAGTCGCCGCAGGCGGCAAAGCTACGGCGGTGGCCTGCCATATCGGTGAGATGGAGCAGATCCAGCAGGTGTTCGCCGGCATTCGCGAGCAATTCGGGCGCCTGGACATTCTGGTCAACAACGCGGCCACCAACCCGCAGTTCTGCAATGTGCTGGACACCGACCTGGGAGCATTCCAGAAGACCGTCGACGTGAACATCCGCGGCTACTTCTTCATGTCGGTCGAGGCCGGCAAGCTGATGCGCGAGCACGGTGGCGGCAGCATCATCAACGTGGCGTCGATCAACGGCATCTCGCCGGGACTGTTCCAGGGTATCTACTCGGTGACCAAGGCTGCGGTGATCAACATGACCAAGGTATTCGCCAAGGAATGCGCGCAGTTCGGCATCCGCTGCAATGCCCTGCTGCCGGGGCTGACCGACACCAAGTTTGCCTCGGCGCTGGTCAAGAACGACAGCATCCGCAATGCCGCCCTGCAACAGATCCCGCTCAAGCGCGTGGCCGACCCGAGCGAGATGGCCGGCGCGGTGCTGTACCTGGCCAGCGACGCCTCCAGCTACACCACCGGCACCGCGCTGAATGTCGACGGTGGCTTCCTGTCCTGA
- a CDS encoding phosphotransferase family protein has protein sequence MTLTDQSTQVRPGEELDAAVIDPYLKDHIPGLAGTPTISQFPGGASNLTYLVAYPDKEFVLRRPPFGHKAKSAHDMGREFRILNQLNEGFPYCPKAYVHCTDETLIGGEFYVMERVKGIILRSDIPAELDLDATRTEALCKSFIDRLVELHQVDYTAYGLADLGKPEGYVQRQIEGWASRYEKALTPDAPRWERVIAWLREKMPADHPRPGIVHNDYRFDNVILDSDNPMRIIGVLDWEMATIGDPLMDLGNSLAYWIEASDPAPVQLMRRQPSNAPGMLTRRQFVDYYAERAGIRIDNVDFYYCYGLFRLAGIVQQIYYRFFHGQTQDKRFAQFIHMNRLLEHMSLQLIDKSSL, from the coding sequence ATGACGCTCACCGATCAGTCCACCCAGGTCCGCCCCGGCGAAGAACTCGATGCCGCCGTCATCGATCCGTACCTCAAGGATCACATTCCAGGCTTGGCAGGCACGCCGACGATCAGCCAGTTCCCAGGCGGCGCCTCCAACCTCACCTACCTGGTGGCCTACCCGGACAAGGAGTTCGTCCTGCGTCGCCCACCGTTCGGCCACAAGGCCAAGTCGGCCCACGACATGGGTCGTGAGTTTCGCATCCTCAACCAGCTCAACGAAGGCTTCCCCTACTGCCCGAAAGCCTATGTGCATTGCACTGACGAAACGCTGATCGGAGGCGAGTTCTATGTGATGGAGCGGGTCAAAGGCATCATCCTGCGCTCGGACATTCCCGCCGAGCTCGACCTCGATGCCACCCGCACCGAAGCCCTGTGCAAGAGCTTCATCGATCGCCTGGTCGAACTGCATCAGGTGGACTACACCGCCTACGGCCTGGCCGACCTGGGCAAACCGGAAGGCTATGTGCAACGCCAGATCGAGGGCTGGGCCAGCCGCTACGAAAAGGCGCTGACCCCCGACGCTCCACGCTGGGAGAGAGTGATCGCCTGGCTGCGTGAAAAAATGCCCGCAGACCACCCTCGCCCCGGCATCGTGCACAACGACTACCGCTTCGACAATGTCATCCTCGACAGCGACAACCCCATGCGCATCATCGGTGTGCTGGATTGGGAAATGGCCACTATCGGCGACCCGTTGATGGACCTGGGCAACAGTCTCGCTTACTGGATCGAGGCAAGCGACCCGGCTCCCGTGCAATTGATGCGCCGCCAGCCCAGCAACGCACCCGGCATGCTCACCCGCCGGCAGTTCGTCGATTACTACGCCGAGCGCGCCGGCATCCGTATCGACAACGTCGACTTCTATTACTGCTATGGCTTGTTCCGCCTCGCCGGCATCGTCCAGCAGATCTACTACCGCTTCTTCCACGGCCAGACCCAGGACAAGCGCTTCGCCCAGTTCATCCATATGAACCGGCTACTGGAGCACATGAGCCTGCAACTGATCGACAAATCCAGCCTGTAA
- a CDS encoding SCP2 sterol-binding domain-containing protein produces MSDVAKAVEAMKAKFNPAAAAGLDLVFGFNITDEDKHYALLVKDGTCEIQEGENADANCTLVLDSETLKGIVSGDTDGMQAFMGGKLRVEGDMMLSMKLSELFPA; encoded by the coding sequence ATGAGCGATGTAGCTAAAGCCGTCGAGGCGATGAAGGCAAAATTCAACCCTGCAGCGGCCGCCGGCCTGGACCTGGTGTTCGGCTTCAACATCACCGACGAAGACAAGCACTACGCGCTGCTCGTCAAGGATGGCACCTGCGAGATCCAGGAAGGCGAGAACGCCGACGCCAACTGCACCCTGGTGCTGGACAGCGAGACGCTGAAGGGCATCGTCAGCGGTGACACCGACGGCATGCAAGCCTTCATGGGCGGCAAGCTGCGCGTCGAAGGCGACATGATGCTGTCGATGAAGCTCAGCGAACTGTTCCCGGCCTGA
- a CDS encoding histidine phosphatase family protein, which yields MGNLYLIRHGQASFGADDYDVLSPVGERQSQALGEHLSQLGLRLDRCVAGTLRRQQDTARLALQALQQSGSPVPVIETDAAFNEFDADGVIRALLPGLLPDEPEALHILRNGAQHRGEFQRLFALMVQRWHDGEHNNDDHLETWPAFIDRVGDGLRRLLASAASGDNIALFTSGGTIAALLHLVTGVTPAQAFNLNWQIINTSLSHLKFRGRDVALASFNSQAHVQLLRAPELITYR from the coding sequence GTGGGCAACCTCTACCTGATCCGACATGGCCAAGCCTCCTTCGGTGCCGACGACTACGACGTCCTTTCGCCCGTGGGCGAGCGCCAGAGCCAGGCCCTGGGTGAGCACCTCTCACAACTGGGCCTGCGGCTGGATCGCTGCGTCGCCGGCACCTTGCGTCGTCAGCAGGACACTGCCCGGCTGGCGCTACAGGCGCTGCAGCAAAGCGGCAGCCCGGTACCCGTCATAGAGACCGATGCCGCCTTCAACGAGTTCGACGCCGACGGCGTCATCCGCGCCCTGCTCCCAGGCCTGCTACCCGACGAACCCGAGGCGCTGCACATCCTGCGCAATGGCGCGCAACATCGTGGCGAGTTCCAACGCCTGTTCGCGCTGATGGTTCAGCGCTGGCATGACGGCGAGCACAATAACGACGACCATCTGGAAACCTGGCCGGCTTTTATCGACCGAGTCGGCGACGGCCTTCGTCGCCTGCTCGCCAGCGCCGCCAGTGGCGACAACATCGCCCTGTTCACTTCGGGCGGCACCATTGCCGCCCTGCTCCACCTGGTAACCGGAGTCACGCCGGCGCAGGCCTTCAACCTGAACTGGCAGATCATCAACACGTCGCTCAGCCACCTGAAATTCCGGGGCCGCGACGTGGCACTGGCTTCCTTCAACAGCCAAGCCCACGTGCAGCTGTTGCGGGCGCCGGAGCTCATCACCTATCGATGA
- the sohB gene encoding protease SohB, whose amino-acid sequence MEFLAEYASFLAKTATLVIAILVVLSAIAGLRGKGRRKPGGQLQVTRLNEFYKELRERLESGLLDKAQLKALRKQQAKAEKQQKKKPEDKRRVFVLDFDGDIKASATESLRNEITALLTLATPQDEVVLRLESGGGLVHSYGLAASQLARIREAGIPLTICIDKVAASGGYMMACIGEKIVSAPFAVLGSIGVVAQMPNVNRLLKKHDIDFEVITAGEYKRTLTVFGENTDKGREKFQEDLDITHQLFKDFVARYRPQLHIDEVATGEVWLGIAALNRQLVDELGTSDEYLSLRAREANLFHLRFAERKTLQERIGVAASGAVENTLVGLWSKLGRLR is encoded by the coding sequence GTGGAGTTTCTTGCCGAATACGCAAGCTTTCTCGCCAAAACCGCCACGCTGGTGATCGCCATCCTGGTCGTGCTGTCGGCCATCGCCGGGCTGCGCGGCAAGGGTAGGCGCAAACCGGGCGGGCAGTTGCAGGTCACCCGCCTCAACGAGTTCTACAAGGAACTGCGCGAGCGCCTGGAGTCGGGCCTGCTCGACAAGGCCCAGCTCAAGGCCCTGCGCAAGCAGCAGGCCAAAGCGGAAAAACAGCAGAAGAAAAAGCCCGAGGACAAACGCCGGGTGTTCGTTCTCGATTTCGATGGCGACATCAAGGCATCGGCCACCGAGAGCCTACGCAATGAGATCACTGCGTTACTCACCCTGGCTACTCCGCAGGATGAAGTGGTGTTGCGCCTCGAGAGTGGCGGTGGCCTGGTGCACAGTTATGGCCTGGCCGCCTCGCAGTTGGCGCGCATCCGCGAGGCCGGTATTCCGTTGACCATCTGTATCGACAAGGTGGCGGCCAGCGGCGGTTACATGATGGCCTGCATCGGCGAGAAGATCGTCAGCGCCCCCTTCGCGGTGCTGGGCTCGATCGGCGTAGTGGCGCAGATGCCCAACGTCAATCGCCTGCTGAAAAAGCACGATATCGACTTCGAAGTGATCACGGCAGGTGAGTACAAGCGCACCCTGACCGTATTCGGTGAAAACACCGACAAGGGGCGGGAGAAATTCCAGGAAGACCTGGACATCACCCACCAGCTGTTCAAGGACTTCGTCGCCCGCTACCGCCCGCAGTTGCACATCGACGAAGTGGCCACCGGTGAAGTGTGGCTGGGTATCGCCGCGTTGAATCGCCAGTTGGTTGACGAGCTGGGCACCAGCGACGAGTACCTGAGCCTGCGTGCCCGCGAGGCCAACCTGTTCCACCTGCGCTTTGCCGAGCGCAAGACGCTACAGGAGCGCATTGGTGTGGCGGCCAGTGGCGCGGTGGAGAACACCCTGGTCGGTTTGTGGAGCAAACTCGGGCGTTTGCGCTAA
- a CDS encoding SOS response-associated peptidase: MCGRLSQYRGLHEFADTLNMEGAWRNAVGNLPLLRYNIAPSTPVAVLRLDHAGLRADLVRWGWRPHWATDRAPPINARAEKVAHGPFFRAIWPHRAITPVDGWFEWVAEGGPRKQPYFIKRRDGRPALCASIGQFSGTADDGFVIITADAQGGMVDVHDRRPVVLAPALAREWLAPATSKAQAEQMVLELGEPAVAFEWYRVATAVGNARNQGSGLIEPI, translated from the coding sequence ATGTGCGGAAGACTTTCACAGTACCGCGGCCTGCATGAGTTCGCCGACACCTTGAACATGGAAGGCGCCTGGCGCAATGCGGTCGGTAACCTGCCGCTGCTTCGCTACAACATTGCCCCTTCGACACCAGTGGCCGTGCTTCGACTGGACCACGCAGGCCTCCGGGCCGACCTGGTCCGATGGGGATGGCGCCCCCATTGGGCAACCGATCGCGCACCACCAATCAACGCCAGGGCTGAAAAAGTCGCGCACGGCCCGTTCTTCCGGGCGATCTGGCCCCATCGGGCGATCACCCCCGTGGACGGTTGGTTCGAATGGGTGGCTGAGGGCGGCCCTCGGAAACAGCCCTATTTCATCAAGCGCCGAGACGGGCGCCCTGCCCTGTGCGCTTCGATCGGCCAATTCTCCGGTACTGCTGATGACGGTTTCGTGATCATCACCGCCGACGCCCAGGGGGGCATGGTCGATGTGCATGACAGGCGGCCCGTGGTGCTGGCACCGGCATTGGCCCGTGAATGGCTTGCTCCAGCAACATCCAAGGCACAAGCGGAACAGATGGTGCTCGAACTGGGTGAACCCGCAGTAGCGTTCGAGTGGTATCGGGTGGCGACTGCCGTCGGGAATGCAAGAAACCAGGGAAGCGGCCTTATCGAACCGATCTAG
- a CDS encoding DoxX family protein — protein sequence MRYTLLDGQRDLILLIARILLLILFVLSGWSKLTGFEGTVAYMTSLGAPAPMLAAVIAVIMEFLAAILLILGFYTRPLALLLALFVLGTAVLGHPFWNMVDPERSANMTQFLKNLSIIGGLLVLAVSGPGRFSLDKR from the coding sequence ATGCGCTATACACTGCTCGACGGTCAACGTGACCTCATCCTGCTGATTGCCCGCATCCTGCTGCTGATCCTGTTCGTGCTCTCCGGGTGGAGCAAGCTCACCGGGTTCGAAGGCACGGTCGCCTACATGACATCACTGGGTGCGCCCGCCCCCATGCTGGCTGCGGTGATCGCGGTGATCATGGAGTTCCTGGCCGCCATCCTGCTGATCCTCGGGTTCTACACCCGGCCGTTGGCCTTGTTGCTCGCCTTGTTCGTGCTCGGCACTGCAGTGCTCGGCCACCCGTTCTGGAACATGGTCGACCCCGAGCGCAGCGCCAACATGACCCAGTTCCTCAAGAACCTGAGCATCATCGGTGGCTTGCTTGTGCTTGCCGTCAGCGGCCCTGGCCGATTCTCACTCGATAAGCGCTGA
- a CDS encoding two-component system sensor histidine kinase NtrB has protein sequence MVSADQPGHSNMPEARYEQLVQAVVDYAIYMLDPTGHVVSWNAGAQRIKGYRADEVIGKHFSLFFTPQDCADGRPERLLRQALEQGVAQDEGWRVRKDGTQFWALAALDVIRDEQGQVIGLAKVTRDITDRRESALQLDAMRAQLFQAQKLEALGQLTGGLAHDFNNLLTIILSSARLAVNSQDPARTQRLLDHILDAGQRGTQLTQQLLSFARHRQLSVTFIAPADVVQATRGLLEHALPRDIELHEQVEPGLPSIEVDAGQLQMVLLNLMFNARDAIQGAGTIRLVVECVQLAGEVEALQGRFVRFAIYDDGQGIEPGVLPRIFEPFFTTKAFGKGTGLGLSQVYGFAKQSNGAISVDSRLGEGTCMSLYLPASQAADDLEPGR, from the coding sequence ATGGTTTCAGCGGACCAGCCCGGCCATTCCAACATGCCCGAAGCGCGCTATGAACAGTTGGTTCAGGCGGTGGTCGACTACGCCATCTACATGCTCGACCCGACGGGCCATGTGGTGTCATGGAATGCAGGGGCCCAGCGGATCAAGGGCTACCGTGCGGACGAGGTGATCGGCAAGCATTTTTCCCTGTTCTTCACCCCCCAGGATTGCGCCGATGGGCGCCCTGAGCGTTTATTGCGCCAGGCGCTGGAGCAGGGAGTGGCGCAGGACGAAGGCTGGCGAGTGCGCAAGGACGGCACGCAGTTCTGGGCCCTTGCCGCGCTGGATGTCATCCGTGACGAGCAGGGGCAAGTCATCGGCCTGGCCAAGGTGACTCGGGATATCACTGACCGCCGAGAGTCGGCCCTGCAGCTGGATGCCATGCGCGCGCAACTGTTCCAGGCGCAGAAGCTCGAGGCGCTTGGGCAATTGACCGGCGGATTGGCACACGACTTCAACAATCTGCTGACCATCATTCTCAGCTCGGCGCGTCTGGCGGTGAACAGCCAGGACCCGGCCCGTACCCAGCGGCTGCTCGATCATATCCTCGATGCCGGACAGCGGGGCACGCAACTGACCCAGCAATTGCTCAGTTTCGCCCGTCATCGTCAACTGAGCGTGACGTTTATCGCGCCAGCCGACGTGGTGCAGGCAACGCGTGGTCTGTTGGAGCACGCCTTGCCAAGGGATATCGAGTTGCACGAGCAGGTCGAGCCCGGCTTACCATCGATCGAGGTCGATGCAGGGCAGTTGCAGATGGTCCTGCTCAACTTGATGTTCAACGCTCGTGACGCTATCCAAGGGGCGGGAACGATTCGCCTGGTGGTGGAATGTGTACAGTTGGCCGGTGAGGTCGAGGCGCTGCAGGGGCGCTTCGTGCGCTTCGCCATCTACGATGATGGCCAGGGAATCGAGCCGGGCGTGTTACCGCGAATCTTCGAACCCTTCTTCACCACCAAGGCCTTTGGCAAGGGCACGGGGCTCGGGCTCAGCCAGGTCTACGGTTTCGCGAAGCAGAGCAATGGCGCGATCAGCGTGGACAGTCGCCTGGGCGAGGGGACCTGCATGAGCCTGTACTTACCGGCCAGCCAGGCGGCCGATGACCTTGAACCCGGCAGGTAG